The genomic stretch CCAGTTTTCTCGCTACCCCACAACCCCCCACATGTCCGCCACCAGCCCGCAGCCGGGGACCGGGATGCCGGGCACGCGGACGATGGACGTCGCCGGCATGCCGTCACCGAAGCGGACGGCCAGCGCGCGGAAGGACACCGCAACGTCGCGCAGATCCGTGTAGAAGAGCTGCTGGCGCGCGATGGCGTCGAGGCTGGCGCCGGCCGCGCGGCAGAGCGCGTCGGCCTGGTCCAGGATCCACTCGGTCTGGGCGAGGATCGGCGAGACGGCGTAGGGGAAGGCGGGATCGACGCGGGCGGCCCGGATGAGGCCGTTGGCGTCGGCGGCGCAGAGGCCGGAGAGGAACAAAAGATCGCCGGCCCGCACGGCGGGGCTCGCGTGGCCGAGCGGGACGGGGCACGGCCCCTGCACGATCTGCTTGCGCGTCTTGCCCCCGCTGCGCAGGGCGATCAGGTTGATCTCGATGAGGCCGCCCAGGCAGCCGAAGGCGCTGGCGGGCAGGATGGTGCGGGCCGGCGGGTCGGTCGGGAAGGCCGCGCGCCAGGCGTCCTCGAAGCGGGGCAGGTCGGCCAGGTCCGCCAGGTAGATCTGGGCCTTCACGACCTGGTCCATCGCCGAGCCGGCGGCCTCGAGCGCGACGGCGAGATTCTTGAGGATGAACTCGGTCTGGCGCCGGATCGCGGAGCCCTCCCAGAACGTCGGGTTGACCTGCGCCTCGGGCGCCACACCGGTGCGGAAGTCCGTCGCCATCTGGCCGGCGACGAAGACGAGGTCGCCGACGCGG from Candidatus Methylomirabilota bacterium encodes the following:
- a CDS encoding RidA family protein, whose translation is MVKKTSIWLSAAIPGPLRIPNAVKAGPWVFVSGTMGGPVGGGLAPEVRGNPDLPLAGEARGIRESRYILTTIEAALKQAGSALADGVWLNQFVTGREHVDPYHEVRRDFIRPPRPASTTVAQPELLALDATVQVDLVAIDPALSPRKEGITTDRIPQPLAGAGYSPAVRVGDLVFVAGQMATDFRTGVAPEAQVNPTFWEGSAIRRQTEFILKNLAVALEAAGSAMDQVVKAQIYLADLADLPRFEDAWRAAFPTDPPARTILPASAFGCLGGLIEINLIALRSGGKTRKQIVQGPCPVPLGHASPAVRAGDLLFLSGLCAADANGLIRAARVDPAFPYAVSPILAQTEWILDQADALCRAAGASLDAIARQQLFYTDLRDVAVSFRALAVRFGDGMPATSIVRVPGIPVPGCGLVADMWGVVG